The DNA sequence tgtttttatataattattaaaacacAACCCCCATGAGAATTAATGTATTCTTTATGACAGTAGGTCCTTTAGAGTGTCCAGAATCCAAGGTATGCGTTATCTATatttatcattttaaaaataaggGCTGCTTATTATAAAGACACCcattaaaaaaatataaactaAAAATAAGACATCTTTATAGACCAATCTTTGAAATACGACATATTAGAAAAACACCCATaaatataatcaaatttattataatattccTACTTTGTTTGATTTTCCTGCAAGTAATTTTTGCTCATATGTAGTTGAAGTTCCTATAAGGCTGAGAGGACCGACGAGGATGGATAGGGTTCATACCAGAAATATGGACCATCGAGTTGTCCTTCAGATGAATGAAAGGTTCCAGCCCGTTTCAGATGAGGACAAATTAATTTCTGAACTTAGTAACTTCTTGGGGACACTCGCAAAGCGATGCGTGTCATTTACCTATGTTTCTTGGCGTGATGTTCCGAAAACTTTGAAAAATACACTGTGGAATTATGTCAAGGTATCACATACATTGTTTAATTATCGTGATTTATTTTTCTGCAACATTACCTTTGATTAACTGtacttgtgttctttattttgttgaCTTTTTCCAGCAAAGATACATTATACCTGATGAATGTGAAACATGGGTGTTGAAAACCATTCAGTCATCTTGGAAGACACGTAAGAGCCGAATTAAGAAGGCGCATTATAAAGCATTTGAAACTGATGAAGAACGGATGGAAAATAGGCCAACTGATATTCCCCTTGAGAGTTTCAAGATGTTGCTGGAGTACTGGAATGATGAAAGCATTAAGGTTTTCTAATTCCCCTTGCActttcatatttaattatgtatttatatttgATCTAAGTGACATAAAGTTATTTCACATTTTTGTAGAAAAGAGCAGCGACAAATGCAAGAAGTCGATGTCAGTATACAGACACACACACTACTGGTCCAAAGACTTTCGCACAAATTCGAAACAATATGGTATGGCCAGAATCTCAATTACGCATATTAACCTCAATAAGCTAGTTGTTACGCAAATATATGAATGTGGGCAGCCTTCTGGTTACATATATTACTATATATCTAGAAATTAATTTCTATATTTCTTTTGGCTAACTTGTTCATTTTTGTCAGAAAAAAAAGGCAAAGAATCAGCGTCCACCACCTGAAGCAGAGGTTTTTGTTGAGACTCGTGAGCGTACTGATGGTCGTGAGTATAAGACCAACACTGAAGAAATAAAAAACAAGATTGTAAGTGTTTTTTATTAATCTTAGTGCTTCTGAATATCCATTAATGTCACAAGATGGTTAATTAGTTGTGTTTTATGATTTATTTGGTGTTTAGAAGTTTTATTTATGTACCTGCATGCATTTTTATTTAATGATTACTAATTGTGaatttaattggattaaattattcGGTTATTTTGAAATTAGTTAGTGAAGCATTTAAATTATTGTGTGACCAAGTGTTCGTTTGTTTTTCTGGTATGTAGAAAAAGATTAAGGAAAAAATCAGTACGAGCGAAGATCCCAACGAGGAACTACTTTCTGATGGAAAAAAACATGGGCCATCTTGGCTCCATGGAAGATGTCCTGATGCTGCAAAAGGTTACTCCAGTACTGCTGGTTCGACAAATACTTATGTACAGGAGTTGGCAGGAAAGATAAAGCAGACTCTGGTGAGTGAAGTCGAGGCATCGATGACAAAGAAGGTACAAGAAGAAGTGGATATGCAAGTCAACAAGAAGGTGCAGGAGAATATGGCCTGGTTACTTAAGAAAATAGCCGACGCAAATCCAGGCATCACAATCAACCATCAAGATTTAGCACAACCAGCGATAATGACAATTACCTCACACCAGTTACCGGAGGCTCTGGACTTTAGATTTCAGATGTGCACCTTTTTACATATCTTATTTTGCGTACTAGTAACAAGTGTTATCGTACTAGCTTTTGGATGTTTATTTATCGTCCTAGACTAAGTAATTGTTCTTTGGAGTATGTGGAGTATGTGGAGTTGGTGAATTGTGTGAAACCGCAGTATTTGGTGGGGGTTTGTGAAAACTGATATGGAGTTTGGTTGAAATTGTTTATTTGGTTGACTTGGATGAAAAACAGATTTTATGGCATGTTGAATTTACAAACCATTCctgtcaattttttttttgaaaaatatgttACATTAGGTACTAAATATGTTACAAAGAAATTGGTATAATACAAAACATTACTGTTACAATATGCATCAAAGGTAACATTAAattatgtctatagtatcacattatgtatgttacctttgcaaACAAATAGGGCCCCAAAATGGGGCCCACCAGTGGGCCCTACATGTGGGCCCCATTTTTTTTGAAATTCTGAGtccaaaggtaacatacatattatgatactatagacatagatTAATGTTACCTTTGACAGCTATTGTAACATAAAAGTGAATGTTACAGCAGGGCAAAagtaatgttaccttaggggccaaaggtaactcgaaaaaaagcaacttaatttttatgttaccttaggcctttttctggctgtggtaacacttttttgggcctgttgtaacattttcttggtgttgctgtaggccatttatggtatagtgaactcagtaataatatagcccgtacatatagtttatttaaataaaattcaaaatttttggttaactctgtattcaacataaatgttattttttaactttttatttgtaaacatactaacggcattctacagattaagtataatcgtttcgttttaaacgtacaatgactaccctatttatattcattcattaatgtaaattatacaacacatacaataatatatatatatatatattttgcttaatggtTTATATTTGAAACATTGTGTAATTTGTTATTgtcttttatgaaaataatacacattgataaacaatcaacttgtatttgatatacgttagaCATTGTACAACATTTACATATAAAAACCAATTAAGAACATTATAATTCTAGAAAATGACGCGTgtctcgcacgggttattatgcaatattaaataataaaataacacatacCTCATGATGTGTATGGAGGGATTGTGTACGCTgtatgtaattataatgatgtttgaagtaaatttGAAATTATATTTAAAGTCATGATTGGAAATAAAATAGTGATTCAGGTTAAAAAGGTGAAATATTGCAAATGAAGgtattataaaataaatttataattggAGATGGCCTAAATAAAGGAAACTGTATTCGGTTATGATATGGGCCTTAAAATTGGACACACCATGATACGAACAACATTGTCTTAAAACCCTTAAATTTTACATAAAACATAATTCATCAACATCCTTCAAATAACAGATAATTCATATTACAtgagaaaagtttttaaagacaaAATAAAGCATGCCAACATATAAATTCATTAAACAACTGCCATGGGTTGTTTAGGCCTAAACTCGAAACCTTGTACGATAAGGCCAGCCTTGAGTACATTTGTATCAGTTGACATAAATCGCGTCTCcacctcatcatcatcatctctTGCACCAGTCTCAAACTCTGCTATCTTAATCTCCATCCATTCGTCCTTCCTCCACCGACTAAACTCTCCATTTCGTTGCTCAATGTTGTGTGCAGATGTTCTTGGATCAGGATAAACTATGCTAGCTTCATCATCAGGCACCTCCTCTCTTTCATTAACAAATCTAATGGATGTCTTTGCCGAATCAAGTCCGCAGGCATCCTCATATATTTTAAAGACAAGATATGTTCATAAGTGGTGTGAGGAGATAACATTCCAATTTTCATTTTGCCACGAATATCAACACACCGCCCCTTGTCAAGTACAGCAACCTCCTCTGAAAATCTGTTCACATGGATAATACATTGAGGCATGAATGCCTGATACATGCGATGAGAGGACAACTTTAATCATATTCATCATGCGTTCGGAATACGTGTAAACTAGTCAAACTGTTTGTGAGTTACTCGAACTCGGCTCGTAAAAAATTCCAATTCGGCTGGGAATTAATCGAGCCGACCTCGAGTTCGAGCTCGAGTTTTTCAAATTTGTAATCGAGTCGAGTTTGAACTTCTGATTACTCGGCTCGTAAGGTTCGAGCCTTATCGAGTCTCTTttattttcagttatttttattaaaaaaatattttgatattttttatatattatttatttattattcaatcGAACTTGAGCCAAACCATCCTATTTCgaatttttgttaatatttagtgAAATAAATTCGAGTTTTCAAACCGAACTCGAGCCTACCGAACTTTTTACTTGAAATTAAAAGCTCGGTCGAGTTCAAAGCTCGAACCCGAACTATTTTTATTGAGGTCAAGCCGAGCCACGGTCTAGGACTCGGCTCAACTGGATTACACCCCTAGTTTGGAGTTGTTGCACACAAAACTACAGTTTGTTGCGCAAAATTAGCTCAAATcctattttattaaaattttaaaatctgcTCATTTAAAAAGTGTTTTTAACAAAAAGGACGAGGAAGTATGCTTTTGAAAAAATACGACCTTGTAGTTCTAATTCTACTATTAAATCacatttaaaatatttttttttcataaaatatgtgtatattaataatattataaaatattaaatatcaaaatatgtgcatatcgaaaatattattaaagatttAATTTGTGAACAAACACTTTCTCTATCAATACTACAATTTTTAACGGTAATTGCCTAAAGTGATTTACATCTTTTACAAGATAATGTCATAGTGACCTGCATTTCATAAAATTGACTTGCATTCACGAATGGAGACCGAGAATAGTTAAAATTTTTTAGATTTATCTTTAAATTGTAATTAGCTGGTTGGGTGTGACCGGTGAGGTGAAGTTATTCAAATTATTTAAGGTAACAGATCAGGCTACATGTAATATAGACTTCTTATTTGCATTCATATAGGAAATAAATATGCATAATGCTGTATTTAATTATCTTTATTAGCACTACTGTTTTACTCTTTTCTGTTATTTTTTTGACCAAAAAAGCCAATACCTAAAGAGATTGCAAATTCTAACAAAAAGGTTTCGTCTTAGCTCAAAATTTTGTTattaaaatgttattattaataGATAAAAATgtgaatattttgaaaaataCCCTTCATAATATTGTTTTGCtactttattttcaaaaaaaGCATTCCATTTTATACTTTAAATAACATCTTTTATCAAAATATTAAgcaaaatttataatatatacataatttttaaaaaaaattggtaTTGTGGGTTAGGACTATAAACAACCCATTAATTTGTCTTGTCACCCTCATCCCTAAATGCTTCTTTTCAATTGAGGTATGCATAAAATATAATACTATATTGTACAACTCAACACACAAGCTAACAGTTCCCAACTAGAGTGAATCCTCTTGCTATAACCATTGACCATAATTCCCACACTTATTAGTTTGTTATACTAGAAAGAAAATACTTATAACAAAGTTACTATGATTATATAGAGTGATGCACAAGTATTTGTAGTTACAACCGGATTAGTATTTAGGAAAATGTACCTTTGCATGTATGTAAATAATGCAACAATAATTATTCACATACCTTGAGTTACTATCATATAACCATTGCCACCACCAAGGAACAATGGCAAGCTGCCTAGCAGCTACCATTAAACATTTTTTTCCGCTTCCTTTATCCAACCAAAAACTCTGTTAGAACAATAATGAGATCAAGTAATTAGACAATTTAATTAAAAGATTTTGGACCATTCTCTTTTATCATGATACAAATACATAAGTAATCCAAAAATCATCATGAATAGTTCTAACTTCTAATacttattcataatttttggataAATTATTGTAAATTTTTGGTTGTCAACTATCCAATCTTTACTCCCAATCATATAGCTACAAATAATTCATCTAAACACTAATTTTTTTTAATGGAGAAATTGAAGAAAATATGTCAATTTAGAACATTAATTACAAATAAAGAAATATTTAAATCTTTATGTCCTTACATTGACCAGtctttgaagatataagggtacATCTATAATATGTAAAATGCAAAAACGGCAGGgaataaatttaaatatatgaGAAAATTTAAATATATGGAGTAATACACATGGTAAACTTTGGTCATCCCAGTCTTAAAAAGAATAATCTTACCTTTCATTCAGTTGTTTCTATATATTGTTTTCCAACTTTGACATTTGATAAGCACTTAAATAAATACCAATAATGGAATCCCAAATaaatattaaagaaaataatattttatattttaaaactaattttcaccgggaacaattattttataatcatattttaattaaaatatgtATAAGTATCTTAATGTTAATTAAACacatatttaatttttatttataatctTTTCTAACAGTAATACATCTTTAAATCTTTAGTATAcctattttatttttaaaaaccttattacaaaactttacattaatgaaataattattgaaattatatttaataattattattattttacatACATATAAAATAAACACATATAACTATTTTAATTAAAACTTATATTAACAGAAAAAATACTGGAtctaatattaaaaaaaaactatcttaattgaaataaaattaatagacaaggatataaaaacataaaaaaatatcaaaatgttaaatattaaatattaaaaaaaatacacAGAAATAAACTTAGTAAACAAATAATAATATCAAGAAATAATTGAGAGAATTACCACATTGCCATCGTCCAGCAGGATAGCAGAGTCACAGAGAGAAAAATAAAGTTGTTTTTTCGTGGTGTAAGTCAAGGTGGAGATTGATCTCCTGAGAATTTGATTAATATCTGGTGGTAAAAATTTGTTCCATAACTCATCCGAATCACCCGCAGCCCTCAATTCTGTTGAAACACCTGAAGGTCTACATGTATCCTTTGGTGATGTGAATGATAATATTAACGATAGGCAATTCTCAGTAAGGTGCTCCATCTTAGTTCTTTTGTGATGTATGATTTCCTTCCCCAAATTTGTCCTAAAGTTGATTGTAATgaa is a window from the Apium graveolens cultivar Ventura unplaced genomic scaffold, ASM990537v1 ctg6595, whole genome shotgun sequence genome containing:
- the LOC141703378 gene encoding putative F-box protein PP2-B12 — protein: MEHLTENCLSLILSFTSPKDTCRPSGVSTELRAAGDSDELWNKFLPPDINQILRRSISTLTYTTKKQLYFSLCDSAILLDDGNVSFWLDKGSGKKCLMVAARQLAIVPWWWQWLYDSNSRFSEEVAVLDKGRCVDIRGKMKIGIFVNEREEVPDDEASIVYPDPRTSAHNIEQRNGEFSRWRKDEWMEIKIAEFETGARDDDDEVETRFMSTDTNVLKAGLIVQGFEFRPKQPMAVV